CCACCTGAAGGCCGCCAACCCGGTTATGCTTTTGGCGGCATGACGGCTTAAAACGATTGTTTAAATTCCCAAGCTAACCCTATAATTCGACTCAATTTTCCGGCACGCCGGGCCGTGTCGGACTCACTCGGACCACACAACACGCTTTCCCCTATGGCGCTATTCCTGAAACGTACGGTCGTGACGGCGGTCGCCCCGCTGATGGTCGCGGCATCGCTTCTGCTGTCGCCCGGCGCCCGGGCGGCGTCCGATCCTTGCAAGGTGAACGCCAAATCGGCCGCCTGCAAGGCCGCGCAGAGCAAGACCGCGACGAAGACAACGACCACGGTCAGCAAGACCACCACGGTCTCGCAAACCCGCACCAAGACGACGATTTCCAAAACGTCGGCCAAGACCACCACCGTCGCGAAAAAGACCAGCGACGGCAAGACGAGCGCCGCCACCCGCAAGCAAGTGGTAACCGACACCACGGTGAAGTCGGGCAACACCGCCAAAAAGGTCGTTCACCGCAGCAGCGTCGCGGCCGGCAAGGTGTCCGCCGGCGCGGCGGCCGGCCATCTGGTCACGCCGTCGGCCCAGGCCGCGGCGCTGCGCTCCAGCGTCGCCTATGTGCAGGACCTGGAAACCTCGACGGTGCTTTTCGCTAAGAACGAAGACACCATCCGTCCCATCGCGTCGATTTCCAAGCTGATGACCGCGCTTGTCGTGGTGGATGCCAACCAGCCCATGGATGAGATGCTGGAGATCACCGACGACGATATCGATCGCCTGCGCCACGCCGCCTCCCGCCTTCCCGTGGGCACGCGCCTGAGCCGCGCCGACATGCTGCATCTGGCGCTGATGTCGTCGGAGAACCGGGCGGCGCATGCCCTGGGCCGCTATTACCCCGGCGGCATGCCCGCGTTCGTCAAAGCCATGAACGAAAAGGCGCGCGAACTCGGCATGATGGACACCCACTTCGTCGAGCCCACCGGCCTGTCCAGCGAAAACGTCTCGTCGCCCCGCGACCTGGTGCGCCTGCTGCGCGCGGCCTCACAGCGTCCGCTGATCCACCGCTACACGACGGACACCGAATACGACGTCGACATGGGCAAGGGCCATACGCGCACGTTCCGCAACACCAACGCCCTGGTGCGCAACGCCGACTGGGACATCAAGGTGTCGAAGACCGGCTTCATCAATGAAGCGGGCGAATGCCTGGTCATGCTGGCCCACATCCAGGGACGCGACCTGGCCATCGTGCTGCTGGATTCGCAAGGCAAATATTCCCGCATCGCGGACGCCGTCCGCATCCGCAAGTTCGTGCAGAACGAAGTGGCGATGCTGTAAGGCATGCCGCGCCGGCCGGCGCGGATCCTCACCCCGCCGCGGGGACATCGAAGGGGCGCGAATCGCGCCCCTTCGTCTTTTCTGTCAATGGACGATCTTTGTCCCCAGCACCGCCAGGAACTGCGCCATCCAGGCCGGGTGTGCGGGCCAGGCGGGCGCGGTGACGAGATTGCCGTCGGTATGCGCGCCATCGATGGCGATATCCGCGTACTCGCCGCCGGCCAGCCGCACTTCCGCCGCGCAGGCGGGATAGGCCGAACACACGCGTCCCTTCAATACGCCGGCGGCCGCGAGCAATTGCGCGCCATGGCAGATGGCCGCGATGGGCTTGCGGGCCTCGTCGAAGTGCCGCACGATCTCCAGCACGCGCGGATTCATGCGCAGGTATTCCGGCGCGCGGCCGCCTGGGATCACCAGGCCATCGTACTGCGCGGGATCGACGGCATCGAAGTCCTGGTTCAGGGAAAAGCGATGCCCCGGCTTCTCGCTGTAGGTCTGCGCACCGTCGAAATCGTGAATGGCGGTGGCCACCGTATCACCCGCCTTTTTGTCGGGGCACACGGCATGCACCGTGTGGCCGACCGCCAGCAGCGTCTGGAAGGGCACCATCGTTTCGTAGTCCTCGGCATAATCGCCGACCAGCATGAGCAACTTCTTCGCCATGGTCGTCTCCTTGGATCGGGAACGGGCCGCGGTTGCGGCCGCTGCGGACGATTGTGCCAAAAGGCCCGCGCCGGCGCATCGCCCCGGCGAGGGGCAAAGATCCGGTCAACGCATCAGGCCAGCGCGACGGACACGGGGCGGGCACCGAGCAGGTCGACCAGCACGCCGGGCGCGATGCCCAGCAGATATCCCCGCCGGCCGCCGTTGATGTAGATCACGGGATAATCGAGCACGGTCTGCTCCACCCAAACTGGCATGCGCTTGCGCGTCCCGAAGGGCGACGTTCCCCCGACCTGATATCCCGAATGCCGCTGCGCGACGTCCGGCTGGCAAGGGGCGACCTTTTTCAGGCCAGCCTGGCGTGCGAGATTCTTCGTGGACACCTCGCAATCGCCGTGCATCAGGACGATCAGCGGACGCGCCGCTTCGTCTTCCATGATCAGGGTCTTGACCACGGCATGCGGGTCCAGCTGCAACTGCCGGGCCGCTTCACCGGCGCCGCCATGATCGATGTAGTCATAGGTGTGCTCGGTGTAGGCGACCTTGTGCTGCTTCAGGAACTGGGTCGCCGGTGTCTCGGAAACGTGTCGGGATTTGCTCATGATGTCGGGACATCGAACGGCGCCACGCCAGGCGTCAGCGGCGCCCAAAGGGAAAAACAGTCGTTCCGGACGTCGCGCAAGCGGAGCGGAAAAGCACAAGGGCCGAGGCGCATGAATGCGGCTCCCGGCCCTTCGGTGTCCGTCGGGACGTCGGCCACCGCGCCGAAAGCGCGGCGGGCTGCGGTGATACCGCCTCCCGCGCGCGCCCTTGCGAGGCCGTCGTCCGCGAAGCGCGAACGTCTTACTCCATCTTGATGTTCTGCTTCTT
The sequence above is a segment of the Bordetella genomosp. 9 genome. Coding sequences within it:
- a CDS encoding aminoacyl-tRNA deacylase; amino-acid sequence: MSKSRHVSETPATQFLKQHKVAYTEHTYDYIDHGGAGEAARQLQLDPHAVVKTLIMEDEAARPLIVLMHGDCEVSTKNLARQAGLKKVAPCQPDVAQRHSGYQVGGTSPFGTRKRMPVWVEQTVLDYPVIYINGGRRGYLLGIAPGVLVDLLGARPVSVALA
- the pbpG gene encoding D-alanyl-D-alanine endopeptidase, with product MALFLKRTVVTAVAPLMVAASLLLSPGARAASDPCKVNAKSAACKAAQSKTATKTTTTVSKTTTVSQTRTKTTISKTSAKTTTVAKKTSDGKTSAATRKQVVTDTTVKSGNTAKKVVHRSSVAAGKVSAGAAAGHLVTPSAQAAALRSSVAYVQDLETSTVLFAKNEDTIRPIASISKLMTALVVVDANQPMDEMLEITDDDIDRLRHAASRLPVGTRLSRADMLHLALMSSENRAAHALGRYYPGGMPAFVKAMNEKARELGMMDTHFVEPTGLSSENVSSPRDLVRLLRAASQRPLIHRYTTDTEYDVDMGKGHTRTFRNTNALVRNADWDIKVSKTGFINEAGECLVMLAHIQGRDLAIVLLDSQGKYSRIADAVRIRKFVQNEVAML
- a CDS encoding DJ-1/PfpI family protein is translated as MAKKLLMLVGDYAEDYETMVPFQTLLAVGHTVHAVCPDKKAGDTVATAIHDFDGAQTYSEKPGHRFSLNQDFDAVDPAQYDGLVIPGGRAPEYLRMNPRVLEIVRHFDEARKPIAAICHGAQLLAAAGVLKGRVCSAYPACAAEVRLAGGEYADIAIDGAHTDGNLVTAPAWPAHPAWMAQFLAVLGTKIVH